The Roseimicrobium gellanilyticum genome contains a region encoding:
- a CDS encoding ATP-binding protein encodes MILSAFVLSVIVWVRLNSSVSKRMEVRTVAIEWEKLVSMLKDAETGQRGFLITGDDKHLQPFHAAAGALPAQFQKLTELEALQEDQYGENELLSFQQLTDRRMEELRDTILVRRREGAEAAATLVKQGAGKAIMDEIRLKAGRRMGELDAKVERYNKIMEGDLRWGFYSVAGTSLASFLAGVLAWRLLRESEQQARREERLAIEKRRAEQSDREKSIFLATMSHEIRTPMNAILGFGELMVGEAKTDKERRYAQSIVRSGHSLLQIINDILDLSKIEAGMMEIHATPTDVREQAAFVQQLFNTQANARGVEMRVEIAQDVPHSLMLDSTRLRQVLINLTGNAFKFTEKGRVTLRFGGNREGDTRPLYRLVVEVADTGVGIPPERQAEIFKPFVQAKVKRDAENRGTGLGLAIVRRLADLMRGSVSVQSKVGEGSTFRLDLPGVEISARLPQTSMPEEPAVDFNDLVPSEILVVDDNPVNRELVRGFFDTTHHRIREASDGREALDVLRERRPDVVLMDIRMPVMDGRTALRTLRESKEMDPLPVIAVTASSLAGEEASLRQAFDGFVRKPFSRAQLFRELAQFIPRYKAVNAPQSGLGEVQPTPAWKELIEKLHDLEASSWPVVRDGMVISEVSAFATRLRDLAEKYACPPLDLYASNLITQCQSFSPGELDKLMESFPRVIAKIEERLAAT; translated from the coding sequence ATGATTTTGAGCGCCTTCGTGCTCTCCGTTATTGTCTGGGTCCGTCTCAATTCAAGTGTGTCCAAACGGATGGAGGTGCGGACTGTCGCCATTGAGTGGGAGAAGCTGGTGTCCATGCTCAAGGACGCAGAGACAGGCCAGCGTGGCTTCCTCATCACCGGAGATGACAAGCACTTGCAGCCCTTCCATGCCGCTGCCGGCGCGCTGCCGGCCCAGTTTCAGAAACTGACGGAACTGGAGGCGCTGCAGGAGGATCAATATGGTGAGAATGAATTGCTCTCCTTCCAGCAGCTGACCGACCGGAGAATGGAAGAACTCCGCGACACCATTCTGGTACGGCGGCGTGAGGGTGCGGAAGCTGCGGCAACGCTCGTGAAGCAAGGTGCGGGCAAGGCCATCATGGACGAGATCCGTCTGAAGGCTGGCCGGAGAATGGGTGAGCTCGATGCCAAGGTCGAGCGGTACAACAAGATCATGGAAGGCGACCTGAGGTGGGGGTTCTACAGCGTGGCCGGCACCTCCCTTGCCAGCTTCCTCGCAGGCGTGCTCGCGTGGCGGCTTTTGCGTGAGTCCGAGCAGCAGGCGCGCCGTGAAGAACGTCTCGCGATCGAGAAGCGTCGCGCGGAACAGTCCGACCGCGAGAAAAGCATTTTCCTGGCGACGATGAGCCATGAAATTCGCACGCCCATGAATGCCATCCTCGGATTTGGTGAGCTGATGGTGGGGGAGGCGAAGACTGACAAGGAGCGTCGCTACGCGCAATCCATCGTCCGCAGCGGGCATTCCCTCCTGCAGATCATCAATGACATCCTGGATCTCTCCAAGATAGAAGCCGGCATGATGGAGATCCATGCCACGCCCACGGACGTGCGTGAGCAGGCGGCCTTTGTGCAGCAGCTTTTCAACACACAGGCAAATGCCAGGGGAGTGGAGATGCGGGTGGAGATTGCGCAGGACGTGCCACATTCCTTGATGCTGGACAGCACCCGTCTGCGGCAGGTGTTGATCAACCTCACCGGAAACGCTTTCAAGTTTACAGAAAAGGGGAGGGTGACCCTGCGGTTTGGCGGAAATCGGGAAGGGGATACGCGCCCCCTTTACCGACTGGTGGTGGAGGTCGCCGATACGGGCGTGGGCATTCCACCCGAGCGGCAGGCGGAAATCTTCAAGCCCTTCGTGCAGGCGAAGGTGAAGCGTGATGCGGAAAACCGGGGCACGGGTCTGGGCCTGGCCATTGTGCGACGACTCGCGGACCTCATGCGGGGCAGCGTTTCCGTGCAGAGCAAGGTGGGAGAGGGCAGCACCTTCCGCCTTGATCTGCCAGGAGTGGAAATCTCAGCGCGCCTGCCCCAGACTTCCATGCCGGAAGAACCTGCGGTGGACTTCAATGACTTGGTGCCATCCGAGATTCTCGTGGTGGATGACAACCCGGTGAACCGCGAGCTGGTACGCGGCTTCTTTGACACCACCCATCACCGCATCCGCGAGGCCTCTGATGGACGAGAGGCGCTGGACGTGCTGCGCGAGCGCAGACCCGACGTGGTGCTCATGGACATCCGCATGCCTGTCATGGACGGACGCACCGCGTTGCGGACGCTTCGTGAAAGCAAGGAGATGGATCCCTTGCCGGTGATTGCGGTCACTGCATCCAGTCTGGCAGGGGAGGAGGCCAGCTTGCGCCAGGCGTTCGACGGCTTTGTGCGCAAACCCTTTTCTCGCGCCCAACTCTTCCGGGAGCTCGCGCAATTCATCCCGAGGTACAAGGCGGTCAACGCCCCGCAATCCGGCTTGGGGGAGGTGCAGCCCACCCCGGCATGGAAAGAGCTGATCGAAAAATTGCACGATCTGGAGGCGAGCAGCTGGCCGGTGGTGCGCGATGGAATGGTGATTTCTGAGGTCAGCGCATTCGCGACGCGGTTGCGTGACCTCGCCGAGAAATACGCCTGCCCACCGCTCGACCTGTATGCATCCAATCTCATCACCCAATGCCAAAGCTTTTCACCAGGGGAACTTGATAAACTGATGGAATCCTTTCCACGTGTGATTGCCAAGATTGAGGAACGACTCGCCGCGACATGA
- a CDS encoding hybrid sensor histidine kinase/response regulator, which yields MTQPPAQTILIVDDQEENLRLVGTVLSMMNYDIILASSAEQAFKRLTSRLPDLILLDVLMPETDGLSTCRQIKAEPKWSDIPVIFLSAADDKNLIVQALEAGGVDYVTKPFNMAELVSRVRTQLSLKQARDQLRTLAEDKDEILGILAHDLKNTLAGMKLSAGLLQGRSGDLPPRCMALVDNIANSTERMLSFVKEFLANQHAERLQLKKQRLNLGDFVTLLTANHQAAAQAKRITLVSQIPGTSVQVEGDREAMTQVLENLVSNALKFTPQGGNVEVIVEPPVAGMAKCIVRDNGPGFTEQDRGKMFRRYGRLSARPTGDEPSTGLGLSIVKRLLDAMGGTIVLAEGGGPGAEFIVSLPIATTPEPAEVPAVAQAAADAPTERSQS from the coding sequence ATGACCCAGCCCCCTGCGCAAACCATATTGATCGTTGATGATCAGGAAGAGAATCTCCGGCTGGTCGGCACGGTGCTTTCGATGATGAACTACGACATCATCCTGGCCAGCAGCGCGGAGCAGGCCTTCAAGCGCCTGACATCGCGACTGCCGGATTTGATTTTGCTGGATGTATTGATGCCAGAGACGGACGGGCTCTCCACCTGCCGGCAGATTAAGGCCGAGCCGAAGTGGTCGGACATTCCCGTAATCTTTCTCTCAGCGGCGGATGACAAGAATCTCATTGTGCAGGCTCTCGAGGCGGGTGGGGTGGACTATGTGACGAAGCCCTTCAACATGGCCGAGCTTGTCTCCCGCGTGCGCACGCAGCTTTCCCTGAAGCAGGCGCGTGACCAGTTGCGGACCCTGGCAGAGGACAAGGATGAGATTCTGGGCATCCTCGCACACGACCTCAAGAACACGCTGGCGGGCATGAAGCTGAGCGCCGGACTGCTGCAGGGGCGCTCCGGGGATCTGCCTCCAAGGTGCATGGCACTGGTGGACAACATCGCCAACTCCACCGAGCGCATGCTTTCTTTCGTGAAGGAGTTCCTCGCGAACCAGCATGCGGAGCGCCTGCAGTTGAAGAAGCAGAGGCTGAATCTCGGTGACTTCGTCACACTGCTCACTGCAAATCATCAGGCAGCGGCGCAAGCCAAGCGGATCACCCTGGTCTCGCAGATTCCCGGCACATCTGTGCAGGTGGAGGGCGATCGCGAGGCCATGACCCAGGTGTTGGAAAATCTCGTCTCGAACGCCCTGAAGTTCACCCCCCAGGGAGGCAACGTGGAGGTGATCGTGGAGCCGCCCGTGGCTGGCATGGCGAAGTGCATCGTGCGGGACAACGGACCCGGCTTCACTGAGCAGGACCGCGGAAAGATGTTCCGCCGTTATGGACGCCTGAGTGCGCGCCCTACCGGCGACGAGCCCTCCACGGGGCTGGGCCTCTCCATCGTAAAAAGGCTGCTCGATGCCATGGGTGGAACCATCGTCCTTGCGGAAGGTGGCGGACCCGGTGCAGAATTCATTGTGTCACTTCCCATCGCAACCACTCCGGAGCCCGCCGAAGTGCCCGCCGTGGCACAGGCTGCGGCCGATGCCCCCACGGAGCGCTCGCAATCCTAG